The Chitinophaga sp. H8 genome contains a region encoding:
- a CDS encoding amylo-alpha-1,6-glucosidase has translation MQLTETKKPLLNKLMLNHTGKPDCREFLLVSDNGTYASTTLCGYNSRKYHGMYVAPQPQLDADNHVLLSSMDESVLKDGQTWLLSTHYYPDIYYPEGFRYIHTFDNNYIPTWTYRFGNMVLVKEWLFLARNNTLYIRYTLQEADAGITLRLMPLLAFRNMHTVTHQNAQVNGAVTAVTNGISIQLYPGYTPLYLQSSADGKFIPAADWYYNFSYPEEQKRGYEYREDLYTPGYFELTLKAGQSVFFAVGLQAAHMGALPERVKAMLQEQETPGTIGDYLRKSARSFIINKDNRAMIKAGYYWFGSWGRDTCISLPGLTLLTGNVYYFRKIADTLLEDMQEGVIPNTGNGSRATYNTADASLWLVWAMQQFVQYYVAGERLWEIYGPSLTAILEHYQRGTLCSIRMEEDGLIHAGEEEYALTWMDAIIDNKPVTPRNGKAVEINALWYNAVCFCLMIAAKAGDKDFVKKWAAYPEKIQDSFVHCFWDPGKKYLADCVNGSYTDWSVRPNQLFAVSLPFSPLTDEQQKAVMDKIKEELLTPRGLRTLSPHDVRYQGHYGGDQATRDMAYHQGTAWPWMLGHFAEGYLKVYKQEGIPLLEEIYEGLAPALEESCLYTVAEIFDGDFPYKAGGAVSQAWSVAELLRFKDLLNNHKY, from the coding sequence ATGCAGCTCACTGAAACAAAAAAACCGCTGTTGAACAAACTGATGTTGAACCATACAGGAAAACCAGACTGCCGGGAGTTTCTTTTGGTCAGTGATAATGGCACATATGCTTCAACTACCCTATGCGGATATAACAGCAGAAAGTATCACGGCATGTATGTAGCACCGCAACCACAGCTGGATGCAGACAATCATGTATTATTATCATCCATGGATGAGTCGGTACTAAAAGATGGTCAAACATGGCTATTAAGTACACATTATTATCCGGATATATATTACCCCGAAGGGTTCCGTTATATCCACACCTTCGATAACAATTACATTCCAACCTGGACCTACAGGTTTGGCAATATGGTACTGGTAAAAGAATGGCTGTTTCTGGCTAGGAATAACACCTTATATATCCGATATACGCTACAGGAAGCTGATGCTGGTATCACCCTGCGCCTGATGCCCCTGCTCGCATTCCGGAATATGCACACCGTCACTCATCAGAATGCCCAGGTAAATGGAGCAGTTACAGCGGTTACAAATGGGATATCAATTCAATTGTATCCTGGTTATACACCGCTTTATCTGCAATCTTCAGCCGATGGAAAGTTCATCCCTGCGGCCGACTGGTATTATAACTTTAGCTATCCTGAAGAGCAAAAAAGAGGGTATGAATACCGGGAAGACCTTTATACACCGGGATACTTCGAATTGACACTGAAAGCAGGGCAATCCGTTTTTTTTGCGGTGGGGCTGCAAGCAGCTCATATGGGAGCCTTACCGGAACGGGTCAAGGCAATGCTCCAGGAGCAGGAAACGCCGGGAACAATAGGTGATTATCTGAGGAAGAGTGCACGCAGCTTTATCATTAATAAAGACAACCGTGCCATGATCAAGGCTGGTTATTACTGGTTTGGCTCCTGGGGAAGAGACACTTGCATATCGCTTCCCGGACTCACGCTATTGACCGGAAATGTATACTATTTCAGAAAAATAGCAGACACTTTATTGGAAGATATGCAGGAAGGCGTAATCCCCAATACCGGTAATGGCAGCAGGGCAACCTACAATACGGCTGACGCCTCCCTCTGGCTGGTGTGGGCTATGCAGCAATTTGTTCAGTATTATGTGGCAGGAGAAAGGCTTTGGGAGATATACGGTCCCTCCCTTACTGCCATATTGGAACACTACCAGCGAGGTACCCTATGCAGCATCAGGATGGAGGAAGATGGATTAATACATGCCGGAGAAGAAGAATATGCCCTCACCTGGATGGATGCCATCATCGATAACAAACCAGTTACACCCCGCAATGGCAAAGCAGTGGAAATAAATGCCCTCTGGTATAACGCTGTTTGTTTCTGCCTGATGATAGCCGCAAAAGCAGGTGATAAAGACTTTGTAAAAAAATGGGCCGCTTACCCGGAAAAGATCCAGGATTCTTTTGTGCACTGTTTTTGGGATCCAGGGAAAAAATACCTGGCAGACTGCGTAAATGGATCATATACCGATTGGTCTGTACGCCCTAATCAGCTATTTGCAGTTTCACTCCCCTTCTCTCCACTAACAGATGAGCAACAAAAGGCGGTCATGGATAAAATAAAAGAAGAGCTGCTGACGCCAAGAGGATTACGCACCTTATCTCCGCATGATGTACGTTATCAGGGACATTATGGCGGCGATCAAGCTACCCGTGACATGGCGTATCACCAGGGTACTGCATGGCCGTGGATGCTGGGGCATTTTGCAGAAGGATACCTGAAGGTATACAAGCAGGAAGGAATACCATTACTGGAAGAAATATATGAAGGGCTGGCACCTGCCCTTGAAGAGAGCTGCCTTTATACAGTGGCGGAAATATTTGATGGGGACTTCCCCTACAAGGCGGGTGGCGCCGTTTCCCAGGCATGGAGTGTGGCAGAACTTTTACGATTCAAAGATCTGTTGAATAATCATAAATATTAA